A window of the Roseiconus lacunae genome harbors these coding sequences:
- a CDS encoding RidA family protein: MSNEARFESLGLELPPAPKPAGVYKPVVVVNGMAYLSGHGPLLPNKTLITGRLGLDLDVEAGYDAARQTGLAMLATLRSHFGSLDKVKRVVKLLGLVQCVDGFPDSPSVINGCSELFGSVFGEDHGIGARSAIGTNSLPGKIAVEIEGIFEVDA; the protein is encoded by the coding sequence ATGTCCAACGAAGCTCGTTTCGAATCCCTCGGCTTGGAACTTCCCCCCGCTCCCAAACCTGCCGGCGTCTATAAACCAGTCGTGGTTGTTAACGGGATGGCGTACTTGTCCGGTCATGGCCCGCTTCTACCGAACAAGACTTTGATCACCGGTCGACTAGGATTGGACCTGGATGTCGAAGCGGGCTACGACGCGGCGCGTCAGACGGGCTTGGCGATGCTGGCGACCCTGCGATCGCACTTCGGTTCGCTGGATAAAGTCAAACGGGTCGTCAAGCTTTTGGGCTTGGTTCAATGTGTCGACGGATTCCCCGATTCGCCATCAGTCATCAACGGATGTAGTGAACTATTCGGAAGCGTCTTTGGCGAAGACCATGGGATCGGGGCGCGCAGTGCGATCGGAACGAACAGCTTGCCTGGCAAGATCGCCGTTGAAATCGAAGGCATCTTCGAAGTTGACGCCTAG
- a CDS encoding SDR family NAD(P)-dependent oxidoreductase yields MNSLKGRHALISGGTRGIGSEIAVAVANAGADVLLIGLADDAHAQATLERCRAANVRAELLCCDLSRSPETYINELAGEVVKRMPEVDLLVNNAGTYLDVSYFEMDFDRYIRTMHLNVSAGYFLTQAITKRWVDSGIAGRVVFTGSINGILSEPNHTAYDTSKGAVAAMVRSLCVTLAPHDIRVNAMAPGLVHTPLTGPAIDSNNLRRWMELHTPNGKVPPADVCADTVVFLLSDAARHIHGQTIYVDGGMSVWQQPDAPGTF; encoded by the coding sequence ATGAATTCACTTAAAGGTAGGCATGCATTGATCAGTGGAGGCACTCGCGGTATCGGCAGCGAAATTGCGGTCGCCGTCGCAAACGCCGGGGCCGATGTGCTGCTGATCGGGTTGGCCGATGATGCCCATGCGCAAGCGACGCTCGAGCGATGCAGGGCTGCCAACGTCCGAGCGGAACTGCTTTGCTGTGATCTGTCGCGATCTCCGGAAACGTATATCAATGAACTGGCCGGCGAAGTCGTTAAACGAATGCCAGAAGTCGACTTGCTCGTCAACAACGCGGGAACTTATCTCGATGTTTCATACTTCGAGATGGATTTCGATCGCTATATCAGGACCATGCACCTGAACGTCAGTGCCGGATACTTCTTGACTCAAGCGATCACAAAACGCTGGGTGGATTCAGGTATCGCAGGGCGGGTTGTATTCACGGGGTCAATCAATGGCATACTCTCGGAACCGAATCACACCGCCTACGACACAAGCAAAGGCGCGGTCGCGGCAATGGTACGCAGCCTCTGCGTGACCCTGGCCCCCCACGATATTCGTGTCAACGCAATGGCACCCGGCTTGGTGCACACCCCGCTGACCGGTCCGGCGATCGACTCGAATAACTTGCGACGTTGGATGGAACTTCACACGCCCAACGGCAAAGTTCCACCCGCCGACGTGTGCGCCGACACGGTGGTGTTTTTGCTAAGCGATGCGGCACGTCACATCCATGGACAAACGATCTATGTCGATGGGGGAATGAGCGTTTGGCAACAACCCGACGCACCGGGAACGTTCTGA
- a CDS encoding DNA alkylation repair protein → MKKSDVLKLLKENANERGIAHWNKRGQKDSNLKSYGIGLTQLRKLAKQIGRDHELAIQLWKSDYYDAKVVGLLIDEPKKITKEQAERQVEDLRGGYLTHVFASCDATLAKAPIAFELACEWIDHDDPIRRQCGYGLIYELTKKKPKGMDDAFLLALVDRIRAGIHDEQMWVRESMNTALMGIGKRNKRLHQAALKAAKAIGRVDIDYGDDNSCEPLDVIKHLNSDHLKKKFGAA, encoded by the coding sequence ATGAAAAAAAGCGACGTTCTCAAACTGCTGAAGGAAAATGCCAACGAGCGTGGGATCGCCCATTGGAATAAACGGGGGCAGAAAGACTCCAACCTAAAGAGCTACGGTATCGGCCTGACTCAGTTGCGCAAGCTCGCAAAACAAATCGGCCGCGACCATGAGTTGGCGATCCAACTGTGGAAGTCGGACTACTACGACGCTAAGGTCGTCGGATTGCTGATCGATGAACCAAAAAAGATTACAAAAGAACAAGCCGAACGGCAGGTCGAAGATCTGCGCGGAGGTTACCTCACCCATGTGTTCGCGTCTTGCGATGCGACACTTGCCAAGGCTCCGATTGCGTTCGAGCTAGCATGTGAATGGATTGACCATGATGATCCGATCCGTCGACAATGTGGGTACGGCCTGATCTATGAGCTAACGAAGAAAAAGCCCAAGGGAATGGACGACGCTTTCTTACTGGCGCTGGTCGATCGAATCCGTGCCGGGATTCATGACGAACAAATGTGGGTTCGCGAATCGATGAACACCGCGCTCATGGGAATCGGCAAACGCAACAAGAGACTTCACCAGGCGGCCCTAAAAGCCGCAAAAGCGATTGGCCGGGTCGACATCGACTATGGGGACGACAACAGTTGCGAACCACTGGATGTGATCAAGCACTTAAATAGCGATCACCTGAAGAAAAAATTTGGCGCCGCCTGA
- the tatC gene encoding twin-arginine translocase subunit TatC has translation MTNRGSRNQDDLFDNSTMTFGEHLEELRHCLIRAILALAIGLGIGLTVANKVVRYVSEPLKEAILDFNAKKNLAMLGYEDLDDPKVKALLPTMIKQSLKWQVVYEIPREFQTPASPIVTPPPADPQTNQSDGDKNKTKTESVKDDTLKTVQVADGQIVDPSDLSALLHSLPSPEQLLPKVQLIRDTTGLTTLKVEESFMIWVKAGLIVGAVISSPAVFYFLWQFIAAGLHQHERKYVYIYLPVSVTLFVSGVVLAFFLVLHYVLNFLLAFNGSMDVEMEPRLTHYINFVLLLPLGFGLAFQLPLVMLFLQRIGLIETAAYVGSWRIAILVIFFLSMILTPADVTSMVALAIPLMFLYFLGILMCHFIPRGPGLGSGAYDPA, from the coding sequence ATGACGAATCGAGGAAGCCGCAATCAGGATGACCTGTTCGATAACTCGACGATGACTTTCGGCGAGCACCTCGAAGAATTACGCCATTGTCTGATCCGGGCAATCCTTGCGTTAGCGATCGGGCTAGGAATCGGTTTGACCGTCGCAAACAAGGTGGTCCGCTACGTTTCCGAACCGCTCAAAGAAGCAATCTTGGATTTCAACGCCAAGAAGAACCTGGCCATGCTTGGTTACGAAGACCTCGATGATCCCAAAGTCAAGGCGCTACTGCCGACGATGATCAAGCAGTCGCTGAAGTGGCAAGTTGTCTACGAGATTCCTCGTGAGTTCCAAACCCCAGCGTCTCCGATCGTCACCCCACCGCCGGCCGATCCACAAACGAACCAATCCGACGGTGACAAAAACAAAACCAAAACAGAATCTGTCAAAGACGACACGTTGAAAACAGTTCAAGTCGCCGACGGTCAAATCGTCGATCCAAGCGATTTGAGCGCCCTGCTTCATTCGCTGCCCAGCCCCGAACAGTTGCTCCCGAAGGTGCAATTGATTCGAGATACGACTGGATTGACCACGCTGAAGGTGGAAGAGTCGTTTATGATTTGGGTGAAGGCGGGTCTGATCGTCGGGGCGGTGATCTCGTCACCGGCGGTGTTCTATTTCCTGTGGCAATTCATCGCGGCCGGCCTTCATCAACATGAACGCAAATACGTTTATATCTACCTGCCAGTCAGCGTCACACTTTTTGTCAGCGGAGTCGTGTTAGCATTCTTTCTCGTGCTGCACTATGTGCTGAATTTCTTGTTGGCGTTCAACGGTAGCATGGATGTGGAAATGGAACCGCGCCTGACACACTACATCAATTTTGTGTTGTTATTGCCGCTCGGTTTCGGCTTGGCATTTCAATTGCCTCTGGTGATGTTGTTCCTTCAACGGATCGGGTTGATCGAAACGGCCGCATATGTGGGTAGCTGGCGGATCGCTATTTTGGTGATCTTTTTTCTATCGATGATCCTGACGCCTGCGGATGTGACCAGCATGGTCGCGTTAGCAATCCCATTGATGTTCTTGTACTTCCTTGGGATCTTGATGTGTCACTTCATTCCACGCGGCCCCGGCTTGGGTAGCGGCGCGTACGATCCGGCATAA
- a CDS encoding type I phosphomannose isomerase catalytic subunit: protein MTHADAYPLRFRPLIKQTIWGGSKLGTMLGKPIGGNGNDAESWEIVDHGNDQSVLESGPLAGKTLAELIADDPVWLLGSKHSQSKNQFPLLLKYLDCNRVLSVQVHPDDAYGATMPVPDLGKTEAWYVVDADPGAVIYAGLKAGVDRGQLAEAVRAGETERVLHSFAPDPGDCVFIPAGTVHALGAGLVIAEIQQSSDTTFRLFDWNRVGADGQPRPLHIEQSLDVTDYESGPVPARKSHKSQSGWQTLVQCDKFTLDALEAGSDSVGGDEHFHILTVPRGSATLQAGNDTIKLARGQSVLLPAAIETCRVTVESGATVLHAGPPSE from the coding sequence ATGACGCACGCTGACGCCTATCCCCTGCGATTTCGCCCGTTGATCAAGCAGACGATCTGGGGCGGTTCGAAACTCGGGACCATGCTAGGAAAACCCATCGGAGGCAACGGCAATGACGCCGAAAGCTGGGAGATCGTTGACCACGGGAACGACCAAAGTGTACTCGAAAGCGGACCACTCGCTGGCAAAACACTGGCCGAGCTGATCGCGGACGACCCGGTTTGGCTGTTGGGGAGCAAGCATTCCCAGTCAAAGAACCAATTTCCACTGTTGCTGAAGTATTTGGATTGCAATCGTGTCCTTTCGGTACAAGTCCATCCCGATGACGCTTACGGGGCCACCATGCCGGTGCCCGATCTTGGCAAGACAGAAGCCTGGTATGTTGTCGATGCCGATCCTGGTGCGGTGATCTACGCCGGGTTGAAAGCGGGCGTCGACCGCGGACAGCTCGCCGAGGCCGTCCGCGCCGGCGAAACCGAACGCGTCCTGCACTCGTTTGCTCCCGATCCCGGGGACTGTGTTTTCATTCCGGCCGGCACCGTGCATGCCTTAGGAGCTGGGTTGGTGATCGCAGAAATACAGCAATCGAGTGACACCACATTTCGACTTTTTGATTGGAATCGTGTCGGTGCCGATGGCCAACCTAGGCCGCTTCACATTGAGCAATCCCTTGATGTCACGGACTATGAAAGTGGGCCCGTGCCGGCGAGGAAAAGCCACAAGAGTCAGTCCGGATGGCAAACGTTGGTGCAGTGTGACAAATTCACGCTTGATGCTTTGGAGGCGGGCAGCGATTCCGTCGGCGGGGACGAGCACTTTCACATTTTGACCGTACCTAGGGGCTCGGCCACGCTCCAAGCAGGCAATGACACAATCAAACTCGCGCGTGGCCAATCGGTGTTGTTACCGGCAGCAATCGAGACATGTCGAGTCACGGTCGAGAGCGGGGCAACTGTCCTGCATGCGGGGCCACCGTCGGAGTAG
- a CDS encoding DUF1559 domain-containing protein, with amino-acid sequence MKRQRLGFTLVELLVVIAIIGILVGLLLPAVQAAREAMRNASCQNNMRQLGLATINFHTSKKRLPSYITSYGVFDFAGAGLPDPADDSGSPSPVPPHVKIGGYAVPLLAYLDNQPLADRWQQAKYPIIDATGSSYSDLSGPTLSVLRCPSSTVENGPRGFNTYVMNTGSTDSGFVNGKGSSTPGSFIANAIDNYTTSGAAAVFARSEDKSNGLFNLGYVGTPAGGFTVGGEMTLEDIRDGKTNTAMFGENVQAEAWFAPGYLTPADLQDFDASGNLNWTNASSSGAPTMLQAMLRGKFTTGMIWHLEDDAGIGTYPAVAPVHKINGGASSAAADRVDVMEMDYTNCRQLARPSSMHPGLVNTCMADGSVRSITESIDYRVYQAVMTPNGVKSEVPHHEFVLTDELD; translated from the coding sequence ATGAAACGTCAAAGACTTGGTTTTACGTTGGTCGAATTGTTGGTCGTGATCGCGATCATCGGAATTTTGGTCGGGTTGCTGCTTCCGGCAGTCCAGGCGGCGCGCGAAGCGATGCGAAATGCCAGTTGTCAAAACAACATGCGACAACTCGGCTTAGCCACGATCAATTTTCACACCTCAAAGAAACGCCTGCCGAGCTACATCACGTCCTACGGCGTGTTTGATTTTGCCGGAGCAGGTCTTCCCGATCCGGCCGATGATTCCGGTTCCCCAAGTCCCGTGCCACCGCACGTCAAGATCGGTGGCTACGCGGTTCCATTGCTTGCCTACCTCGACAATCAGCCTCTTGCCGACCGTTGGCAACAAGCGAAGTACCCCATTATTGATGCAACCGGGTCCAGCTACAGCGATCTGTCGGGGCCAACGCTTTCGGTTCTGCGATGCCCAAGCAGCACCGTTGAGAACGGTCCGCGCGGATTCAATACCTACGTCATGAACACCGGCTCGACTGATTCAGGTTTCGTCAACGGCAAAGGAAGCTCGACGCCAGGGTCCTTCATTGCCAACGCGATCGACAACTACACGACGTCCGGTGCCGCAGCCGTGTTCGCACGCTCGGAAGACAAAAGCAATGGCCTGTTTAATCTTGGCTACGTCGGGACACCTGCCGGAGGATTTACCGTCGGCGGAGAGATGACGCTCGAAGATATCCGTGACGGCAAAACGAACACGGCCATGTTTGGTGAGAACGTTCAAGCCGAAGCGTGGTTCGCGCCTGGCTACTTAACGCCGGCCGACTTGCAAGACTTTGATGCCTCGGGCAACCTGAACTGGACCAATGCAAGCAGCAGCGGCGCACCGACGATGCTGCAGGCCATGCTACGCGGCAAATTCACCACCGGTATGATCTGGCATCTCGAAGACGACGCCGGCATCGGGACCTATCCCGCCGTCGCTCCGGTCCACAAAATCAATGGCGGAGCATCGAGCGCCGCAGCCGATCGAGTTGACGTGATGGAAATGGATTATACCAATTGCCGACAATTGGCTCGTCCATCATCAATGCACCCGGGCTTGGTCAACACTTGCATGGCCGATGGTTCGGTTCGTTCAATCACCGAATCGATCGACTACCGAGTTTATCAAGCGGTGATGACACCCAACGGTGTTAAGAGCGAGGTGCCCCATCACGAGTTTGTCCTCACCGACGAGCTCGACTGA
- a CDS encoding cysteine desulfurase family protein, protein MSLLYLDYNRTTPLAPSVLEAMQPYWSTHYLLPGQQHAHAHAVSEALENARESIAAMAGCESFEIVFTSGGTEANNLAILGAVGVAEPGHLLVSEIEHESVLGPIKGLAQRDPRWQVEVIPCRPCGTIDPSVVESMLRSDTRLVCVQGANAVLGTIQPVREVADRCHNHGVRLHCDATQMFGKVPVDIKSLRADTAAISGHKFYGPKGSGAVYIRRGLKLDPITFGEPREMGLRPGAENVPACIGLGAAASLAERFCSSPSDQLAGLRDQLIQRLYELMGDPPIVLCETTERLPNTVALELPGDARRLAESSRELAIASAQTSSPPDEFTRSLRAIGRSESEIGRTIRVSVGWTTSREQVDRAAELIATAYDC, encoded by the coding sequence GTGTCACTGCTATACCTAGATTATAATCGGACAACGCCTTTGGCCCCGTCGGTGCTAGAGGCGATGCAGCCGTATTGGTCGACGCATTATTTGCTTCCCGGCCAGCAGCACGCCCACGCCCACGCGGTCAGTGAGGCTTTGGAAAACGCACGCGAGTCGATCGCCGCGATGGCAGGTTGTGAGTCGTTTGAAATTGTTTTTACCAGCGGCGGCACCGAAGCGAATAATTTGGCGATTCTGGGGGCGGTCGGTGTGGCCGAACCCGGGCACTTACTCGTCAGTGAGATCGAGCACGAATCTGTACTTGGCCCGATTAAAGGGCTCGCCCAACGCGACCCGCGTTGGCAGGTTGAGGTGATCCCGTGTCGCCCCTGTGGAACGATCGACCCCAGTGTGGTCGAGTCGATGCTGCGTTCAGACACTCGATTGGTTTGTGTCCAAGGTGCCAATGCGGTCCTGGGGACGATTCAGCCGGTGCGTGAAGTTGCTGATCGTTGTCATAATCACGGCGTGCGACTTCATTGCGACGCGACCCAGATGTTTGGCAAAGTTCCGGTCGATATTAAATCGCTGCGCGCCGACACGGCCGCGATCAGCGGGCACAAGTTCTATGGTCCCAAAGGTTCTGGCGCGGTCTATATCCGCCGCGGACTTAAATTGGATCCGATTACCTTCGGGGAACCTCGGGAGATGGGCCTGCGTCCCGGGGCGGAAAATGTCCCGGCTTGCATTGGGCTTGGGGCTGCGGCCAGTTTGGCCGAGCGGTTCTGTTCAAGTCCAAGCGATCAGCTTGCCGGTCTTCGTGATCAACTAATACAACGCCTGTACGAATTGATGGGCGATCCGCCGATTGTGCTCTGTGAAACGACCGAACGCCTGCCCAATACGGTCGCATTGGAATTGCCCGGCGACGCCCGGCGATTGGCCGAATCCTCGCGAGAGTTGGCCATCGCGTCAGCACAAACCAGTTCACCGCCGGATGAGTTCACCCGAAGCCTTCGGGCGATCGGGCGAAGTGAATCAGAAATCGGACGTACGATTCGAGTTTCCGTTGGCTGGACGACCAGTCGCGAACAAGTCGATCGCGCGGCCGAATTGATTGCCACCGCCTACGACTGTTGA
- a CDS encoding MarR family winged helix-turn-helix transcriptional regulator, with protein MNKDEPIGFHILRAIRRIIRRTSEHSRYVGRQAGVSVPQMLCLRSIAEAPREKETTVASIAETVQLSAPTVSRILDRLEKAGYIKRERAARDRRKVCVELTDQGWNRLDNLPQPLHEQFLARLESLDEQERLELSKSLDRIVELMDARDIDASPVLTPELEVGPELEVGIPEGDDCRPNETLT; from the coding sequence GTGAATAAAGACGAACCAATCGGGTTTCACATTTTGCGAGCGATTCGCCGGATCATCCGGAGAACCTCCGAACACTCGCGGTACGTCGGCCGACAAGCAGGAGTCAGCGTTCCGCAGATGCTGTGCCTGCGTTCAATCGCAGAAGCCCCACGAGAGAAAGAAACCACCGTCGCCAGCATCGCCGAAACGGTCCAACTGTCTGCCCCCACGGTCTCGCGAATTCTGGATCGACTCGAGAAAGCCGGCTACATCAAGCGTGAGCGTGCGGCAAGGGATCGCCGCAAAGTCTGCGTTGAACTGACCGACCAGGGATGGAACCGACTCGACAACCTGCCGCAACCGCTGCACGAACAGTTTCTGGCGCGACTCGAGTCGCTAGACGAGCAAGAACGTCTCGAACTAAGCAAATCGCTTGACCGAATCGTGGAGTTGATGGACGCTCGCGATATCGACGCCTCGCCAGTTTTGACCCCCGAGCTGGAAGTCGGCCCGGAACTGGAGGTCGGCATTCCCGAAGGAGACGACTGCCGCCCCAACGAAACGCTCACATGA
- a CDS encoding fibronectin type III domain-containing protein: MLTYKKRRRQFFVAWKPMAKFFAVIVAIGLAADLKANADSKSTEPGGAASPFDFVDLPSSPAREGYVTLSWEPYEAASRYEVVDGGGKVIHSGVFPQAFISGLSDGEYRYRVRAVNASGEILVQSASTATIEVSHWPAIYVWPLLGVGFFVVAAVVFVIVAGERWASTEEVSR; encoded by the coding sequence ATGCTGACATACAAAAAACGCCGGCGACAGTTTTTCGTCGCTTGGAAGCCCATGGCAAAGTTCTTCGCCGTTATCGTCGCGATCGGACTAGCGGCAGATTTGAAAGCGAACGCAGATTCCAAATCGACAGAGCCTGGTGGGGCGGCTTCCCCGTTCGACTTTGTCGACCTGCCTTCGTCGCCGGCCCGCGAAGGATACGTCACGCTGTCCTGGGAACCATACGAGGCCGCGTCTCGTTATGAGGTGGTCGACGGTGGCGGAAAGGTCATCCACTCGGGTGTATTTCCCCAAGCGTTTATTTCTGGGTTGTCCGATGGCGAATATCGGTATCGCGTTCGTGCGGTCAATGCGTCAGGCGAAATCCTTGTGCAGTCCGCGTCGACTGCGACGATCGAGGTTTCGCATTGGCCTGCGATTTATGTCTGGCCGCTACTAGGAGTCGGGTTCTTCGTCGTCGCCGCAGTTGTCTTTGTGATTGTCGCCGGTGAGCGTTGGGCGAGCACGGAGGAGGTGTCACGATGA